The DNA segment AGTTTTGTGATTTGAATATGGTAGTGCTAACTTCTATTTATTATGTTTGTAGATCACATGGAAGGCAAAGTTAATGTTGGAACGGATGAGCAAtggacatgtatatgtatggatGGCACAAGGATCAAGATCAGTCTTCAGCAATTTGTGCAACACTCAGGCTACTTTGCAGCAATGTTGAGAAGTGATGTACAAGaacacttgacaaaagaaatcaGCCTGGAACTCCTTTCAGTGCAAACATTGTCTCACATCCAGAATCTGTTGGACATATTATCTAGTCAACAGTTTGAAATCGAGGCAGAACTGCAGGTGTTTGAAATATTCTCACACCTGACTGAACTGTCAGAAATGGACTTGTTGTTGACAGCTATTGACTACCTGGACATGCACAAGCTGAGAAAGCTGTGCGACAAGTTCTTTTGTTCGTTACATGAGTCAAATATGGACAATCTGTCCTATCTCCTACACCTATGCACTAATTTCACTCTAAAACAATTAGAAAAGAAAATCCTTTCATATCTGCTTGAAAATCTTTGTAGTATGCTCGATTCAGAAACAATCAACATTGTCAAGATTTTGCCATTTCCTCTCCTGAAACGTATTTTGGAAAGTAACAAGGCAAATGTTTCTTCAGAGTGGGACTTAGTCAGAGTCTTAGATGAATGGGCTATGAGTCATTGTCAGAATAATGcagatgaaaaaaatatattggaACTGGGGAAATGCATCCGAATTTTATCTTTAACAGAGAGTGAAAATTATGAGAAGAGGCTTGCAGAAATAAGAAATACATGCTTGAGAAATCAAATTAAAACAGGTATGTGTGAAATGGAAGATGATGAGGAGAAGTATCTGATAAATTACCCATTGCACAGCCAGAAGAGGAGAGGTCAAAGTATACTCCTGGCTATGAGAGTACCTTTTGGGAATAAACTGGACAGAGCATGTTCTTTTTCTAAAGACTTCAGTGTGGAGAATAATGAGGATATTGTTTTCAATGAGAATCACCACTTGTCAAGATCCATCCCATGTGAAGCTCTGCGAGAGTTTTGTGTGTGTACACATGGGCAGTATGTGTATGTAGCTGGAGGTCAGAGGAAATATTCTCTAGCTGGTCAGTTTGCTGTCAGCGATGTGTACCGACTGGACTTGGATAAACTGCAGTGGACAACGGTAACTTCCTCTTGTATATCTATGTGGGTTCATGGGCCAGTCATACACTGGTATTCAGCAGGTACACAGGAACTGATGGTTGTGAACTTCTTAATGGTGATCTTAAGACCATATTCCCTATTTTCTCTTTTTaggtcatttttttttttttttttttttgcggtGAATGTTGTATTTTTCTTCTCACGTAAATATTAACAGCCTGAAGAAACGTAAGTGCCATGCTGTCTCGTGTGTGTTAGATTTTCTAGAGCAGAGTTTTATACTGTTAGGCACTGGATTTGGACTTCCAGCAGTCCAGGGACAAATCATCAGCTGAGAACATGAACCGTCCACTCTATTTGACAATCAGTACAATCACTTTGAGACCCTCCCATGTACAAACATTGTTTgtcatgaaatgactaaaataTGGGTACTTTAACACCTTGTACATCCCAGGAAAATCTAAGTTAGAATTAGTCTGCAACAACCCGTTATTGTAGTAAAAGGCGACAAATGGAACCAGATGATCacacttgactgacacatgtcatcatatgacagttgtgtagaatgatgctcacgatgttgatTCCTAGACCATGTAGATTGTCAGATCCTGAATAAATATTATACAAACCATCACCAAACAACTGTAATATTCCAGAGAgctgctttaaacaacaaacaagcaataaAACACTAATTATAAACTGTACATGTCTATATAAAGAAAGATAAATGCTTGTAAATAATGAGTTGACTGTGTTCAATatttaatatataatataaaagtACCAACATTGAATATTTTCATACACAGGTGAAGCCGATGTCAGTAGAGAGGTGCTTATTTCACATGGAAACTCTCTCTAAGCAGCTGTATGCAGTTGGGGGCATCAACATTGATGGTGAACTGTCATCAGTGGAGAAATACGATCCTGTGACGGACATGTGGACCCCAGTACAGAGTCTGGACTATAAGATACATGAACATGCAGGTACAGTGAAGGATGTCTCTCTCTCCAAACATACTCACAGGTCTACTGTGACCTTATGAAGATACATCATCGTTCAGTTGAGAAGTTTAATCATTCCCCAAAGTACGGGGTTGGATTCACCACATCGGTCGAtgagtgaagcccttttcgtgTGTTCTTCACCACAATTATGCCAAAAGTTTGCAGAAAtcagtgtaaaacccaactcactcacaacttTGTAAGAAAAGAACAGATTGTGAAATCCAGTGGTAATGACCATTGAATGTCTGGAACATTCAGTGAACCATTGTAAAACTTCACTCATCATGTTCCAGGTTGTGGCCATGGCAAGGTGATGTACATCTGTGGCGGCCATGATGGAACCAGCCATGTAGACACGCTGTGTCGGTATGATGGAACTAGTGATACATGGTCTCGGTGTGCTCCCATGTTGACAACCAGATCATGCCACTCTGTCATCCGTCTCAATGACAGACTGTATGTGATAGGAGGCAGCAAGATAAAGAAGTTCAAGGTGTATGGAATGCAGGTGGGATGGAGAACAACATGCTCGTTCTTGAGTCACACTGAGTGTCCCACGCCAAATGCCCAAAAGTTTTGAGCAAAGACTCCCATTGTGCTAAATCACGAAACTGTGCGAACATGGCATTATATACCCTGATTTTGTCGAATAGTTTAGAAAtgacagtaatccagtagaccTACATCAGCCACTCAGAAGTTCAGTGTTGGTTTGCCGAGCATGAGGAACCTGGGCTACAGTAGATCCTCAGCATCCTAAGCGGTCGTAAAATACGACATTCTGACTCGTTGATGCCATGtcattgtgttgtgattgttgctcattatgTCTGTCCCAAGCTATATGTTACATCATCataagtttagactcacttaaagcactcactatatgttatgcatatattgttacattaaaaatgaatttctccactaacttgggagAACCACCTGTAAACCTTATGCAGTGAAGTGCAagaggatcatgcatcagattgctgaaaagcatgtgcagatattgtgcatgtgaacagctgcagtTTGGTGTAAAGCTTTGCTAATAATTCTCCAATTTTAtttgagtttcatcatttattgaactcatgacaataatcttttcagcattacaaatttgttttacaatacatcagttcatgtgtgaacAGGACCTTTGAACATTGTGGAATATTCTGCAAAATCTAATTGAGTTGACTGAAGTATGTGGCTACATCTGCGCAAGtgaatctaaacttttgatgggtagtatatatcgGTATAGATGCAATGATTCAAGTGTCATATCTTCCTAAGAACCTCTTTTCCAATACAACcttttcatggtgcgagtgttctgGATTTGTGATTGGTTGCACTCAGATTTAGTTGTTCAATCAGTgacgttgtttcaaaagtgatagTTGTGCAGTCAGCGAcactgtttcaaaagtgatagTCTGCAAAGCCTCGGTAATTCCCGTATGCTTCAGGAAAACTAAAACCTCTTCCCAAGCATGATACACAAATGTTTCATCCAAACAGAACTCAATCATGTAATGGCCAGATCAATGGTGTCTCCATAGCTTTCATTGACAATGGACAAGCTAGTCATGAGATtcttgtgtgtcacatcaacacatgTCCCTGGCAGATGAGGGATGTTTGTGTCCCCACATTAGCTTGTATTAGTCAAGTTGGTTCTAAGTCAATCAGTGTTCTGATGGGATAGAAAGATGGGAGATAAATTGAGTTGTGATTTTTTTGCCGCCAGATCATTTTATGAGCACCAGTAAATATGGCTGTATTACTAACTATTAGAACTGAGGTTCATAGAAACATATGACAAGTAACTTCTGTGGGGAAAGAATATGGTTACAAAGAGGAATGAATATTATCAGTGTTTCCAAGTCACTATGCAGCCACTGTCATGATTGCACAGAGCTGGTGTTTGACAGTCAAAATAATACTGAAAGAACTTTGTAATCATTTATGTGTAAAAAATGTTTCCTGATGTTTCCATTTCTATTCCACACAGACCATTGAGTGTTACAGCACCACAACGGACCAGTGGTGTGAAGTGCGGGCAGAGTTTCCCAGCGTGTACACAGCATGTCTCAGCATATACTCCCGCTCCAAGTCAAGCCAACTGTTGGTACTGGGGGGATACAGTTACAAGAGACATGCCTACACCCTTGAGATGCACAGCTTCTGTGAACGAACATGCTCATGGGTGAAGGTGCCTATCTCATTCAACAGCAGACGAAAAGACCAGAGAGAGGCTATCATActtgaggtcaaggtcaacaagcATTTGGCAGACCAGCTTTTGAAGAACAAAAGATCATGTacattgaaataaaaaagaaaaattaagATTTTTGTTTTAGTTTACTGAACACAATCATTCCAGTTTTCTTGGAAACTGAAGGCAACTTCCAAAATATAGTTCAGAATGTTCTCACCTCAATGCTtgacatatttttaaatgttttgtgtataATGTATTGATGTTTGCATAAGATTAGGAACAATATATATTGAAGTATTTGTTGAACAAGATATGACTCACACAAGACCACACATTCCATTCAGGCTGCTGTGACTAGCTTCAAACTAGGTATTTTGAGGGAAGTATCACCGATACTTTTGTGTTTTTCCAAAGTGATGGTTGAGTGGGTGGTAACATTCAACATGCTCAGTTGCCCCCCTTAGATGTGCCAGAAACCTAAGATTTGAGTGTGAACTGCAATCAGAAACTGAAGATCAGGTTCACTGAGCATGAAATGGAAatggttgtttaacgtcacactcagcaatattccagctgtatgatagCTGTCAGTAAACAATtattttggaccagacaatccagtgatcatcatcataagcatcaatcttcaCAAATGGGATTCATCATACAATGATGTCagccaaatcagcaagcctgaccagctGCTCTGTTACTTACCTCTTAGtacaaacattggttgctgaaggcaaatTCAACAGGATGACAGGTGTGAGTGCATTGATGACATTCTGCCTGTGTAGTTAAGACCTCATGCTGGTGCAGTCGAATTTGATTTCATCCTAATTGCTACACATACACAGCCTCAATGAACTGGCCTTCATATAATGTTGGAAAAACAACTGCAGGGGCTaaattttttaagctctcttagcacttaggtagtcgtaagttaatgttaatacgtggcacttacgactatcttagtgctaagagagcttagaaaatctaggccctggtcttTACAACAAgcaacacttaaaccactaatCTACCTCAACACAATTCTGTCATGGAGGAAGGACATTCAGCAGGACCTTGTTATTAAATATTCTCATGCAGCACTCTCCAAGTCTTTATGAACTGATTTGACTAAACAACAAAGTGGATATAATTCACTGGTGCAAATTATGATGATGCAGCATGTTCAGcgtgacctgagctactctacatatgcatcactcaggaggtcaaatggcacaaaggGCAGGTTGAGTTAACTCATTAAATAGCGGAGCAGACAGCGTTATTTATGTTGCGTTCTTGCGAAGCAtgaatattttggaaacattaaaTAACTTTTAAAGAAAGTAAGGACATTGCTAACGATTTCTCGACACTCACTCAAGATGTCAAACGGCAAAGTTGATTGGCAGTTAGGACATGTTGGCAATCAAGTGACAAATgcacaccccttcacaataatggACGCAACCCGTTACAAGGCCACGTAAtgtattaatattcataatattaaTAAGCTACAATAGGTAATTCAAGGATATAATATAAGTTGAACTTGGATTAATTCTAGTGTACTTC comes from the Haliotis asinina isolate JCU_RB_2024 chromosome 12, JCU_Hal_asi_v2, whole genome shotgun sequence genome and includes:
- the LOC137257881 gene encoding kelch-like protein 13, which codes for MEGKVNVGTDEQWTCICMDGTRIKISLQQFVQHSGYFAAMLRSDVQEHLTKEISLELLSVQTLSHIQNLLDILSSQQFEIEAELQVFEIFSHLTELSEMDLLLTAIDYLDMHKLRKLCDKFFCSLHESNMDNLSYLLHLCTNFTLKQLEKKILSYLLENLCSMLDSETINIVKILPFPLLKRILESNKANVSSEWDLVRVLDEWAMSHCQNNADEKNILELGKCIRILSLTESENYEKRLAEIRNTCLRNQIKTGMCEMEDDEEKYLINYPLHSQKRRGQSILLAMRVPFGNKLDRACSFSKDFSVENNEDIVFNENHHLSRSIPCEALREFCVCTHGQYVYVAGGQRKYSLAGQFAVSDVYRLDLDKLQWTTVKPMSVERCLFHMETLSKQLYAVGGINIDGELSSVEKYDPVTDMWTPVQSLDYKIHEHAGCGHGKVMYICGGHDGTSHVDTLCRYDGTSDTWSRCAPMLTTRSCHSVIRLNDRLYVIGGSKIKKFKVYGMQTIECYSTTTDQWCEVRAEFPSVYTACLSIYSRSKSSQLLVLGGYSYKRHAYTLEMHSFCERTCSWVKVPISFNSRRKDQREAIILEVKVNKHLADQLLKNKRSCTLK